A window of the Streptomyces albireticuli genome harbors these coding sequences:
- a CDS encoding [LysW]-aminoadipate kinase — MQETIVVKCGGNAAVDPLAVCEDIAGLTRERRPVVLVHGGSADIEGLAARMGVVSRRLTAPDGVSARYTDAETLQVVHLALAGLAKPRLLTALASAGVSAVGLTGLDGGLLRARRKTAHRAVVDGRRIVIRDDHSGRITEVNDALLRTLLAAGHVPVVSPPAVAEDGNPVNTDADRAAAAVAAGLGAGTLVLLTGAPGVLADPADESSVLPVCAVAPSGTPPFTGGGMGLKLVAAREALQGGVGRVLIADGRRRDPVRAALGGAATEVVLEGGPAVAAPDAAIGAGR, encoded by the coding sequence ATGCAAGAGACCATCGTGGTCAAGTGCGGCGGCAACGCCGCCGTCGACCCGCTGGCGGTGTGCGAGGACATCGCGGGGCTGACCCGCGAGCGGCGTCCCGTCGTGCTGGTCCACGGCGGTTCGGCCGACATCGAGGGGCTGGCCGCCCGGATGGGTGTGGTCTCGCGCCGCCTCACCGCTCCCGACGGGGTGTCGGCGCGCTACACCGACGCGGAGACCCTCCAGGTGGTGCACCTGGCACTGGCCGGGCTGGCCAAGCCCCGGCTGCTGACCGCGCTGGCCTCGGCCGGGGTGTCGGCCGTGGGCCTGACGGGCCTGGACGGCGGGCTGCTGCGGGCGCGGCGCAAGACCGCGCACCGGGCGGTCGTCGACGGCCGGCGGATCGTGATCCGTGACGACCACAGCGGCCGCATCACCGAGGTGAACGACGCGTTGCTGCGAACCCTGCTGGCCGCCGGTCACGTCCCGGTGGTCTCGCCGCCCGCGGTGGCCGAGGACGGGAACCCGGTGAACACCGACGCGGACCGGGCCGCCGCCGCGGTCGCGGCGGGTCTGGGCGCGGGCACGCTGGTCCTGCTCACCGGGGCGCCCGGGGTGCTCGCGGACCCGGCCGACGAGAGCTCGGTCCTGCCGGTGTGCGCGGTGGCGCCCTCGGGCACACCGCCGTTCACGGGCGGTGGGATGGGCCTGAAGCTCGTCGCCGCCAGGGAGGCGCTCCAGGGCGGGGTGGGCCGGGTGCTGATCGCCGACGGGCGGCGCCGCGACCCGGTGCGCGCCGCGCTCGGCGGGGCGGCCACCGAGGTGGTCCTGGAGGGCGGGCCGGCCGTCGCCGCGCCGGACGCCGCGATCGGAGCGGGGCGATGA
- the argC gene encoding N-acetyl-gamma-glutamyl-phosphate reductase, whose translation MLRVAVAGASGYIGGELLRLLTCHPRVEVVLATSNTFAGRRVDGPHPNLRGRTELSFAAHDALEERAGSYDVLFLAMPHKRTMGRMARYLELAGTVVDLSGDFRLRDAEVFADYYETGHTAPGLLGSFTTGLPEWHRHELRTADRISVPGCMAAAGILTVRPLAEAGLIEGPVDIDARTGSSGSGVSAGSSNLHAERSGAMRLFAPTRHRHEAEIAQATGLPVRMTATGVEAVRGVQVLCRVRLAEGTRESDVRSAYRKAYADEPFVRVVAHKRGAYRLPEPKILSGSNFCDVGFAVDGERASLVGALDNLVKGGAGNAVQCLNVRFGWPEETGLEFTGLHPN comes from the coding sequence ATGCTTCGAGTAGCGGTCGCGGGTGCTTCGGGATACATCGGCGGTGAACTGCTGCGGCTGCTGACCTGCCACCCCCGGGTCGAGGTCGTGCTGGCCACGTCGAACACCTTCGCCGGGCGCCGGGTGGACGGTCCGCATCCGAACCTGCGGGGCCGGACGGAGCTGTCGTTCGCGGCGCACGACGCGCTGGAGGAGCGCGCGGGCTCCTACGACGTGCTGTTCCTGGCCATGCCGCACAAGCGGACGATGGGGCGGATGGCCCGGTACCTGGAGCTGGCCGGCACGGTCGTCGACCTGTCCGGCGACTTCCGGCTGCGGGACGCCGAGGTCTTCGCCGACTACTACGAGACCGGGCACACCGCACCCGGTCTCCTCGGCTCCTTCACCACCGGGCTGCCCGAATGGCACCGCCACGAGCTGCGGACCGCCGACCGGATCTCGGTGCCCGGCTGCATGGCGGCCGCGGGGATCCTGACGGTGCGTCCGCTGGCCGAGGCCGGGCTGATCGAGGGTCCGGTGGACATCGACGCGCGGACGGGGTCCAGCGGGTCGGGCGTCTCGGCGGGGTCGTCGAACCTGCACGCCGAGCGCAGTGGCGCGATGCGGCTGTTCGCGCCGACCCGGCACCGGCACGAGGCGGAGATCGCCCAGGCGACGGGCCTGCCGGTGCGGATGACGGCGACCGGTGTGGAGGCCGTGCGCGGCGTGCAGGTGCTGTGCCGGGTGCGGCTGGCCGAGGGGACGCGGGAGTCGGACGTGCGGTCGGCCTACCGCAAGGCGTACGCGGACGAGCCGTTCGTACGCGTCGTGGCGCACAAGCGCGGGGCGTACCGGCTGCCCGAGCCGAAGATCCTCTCCGGTTCGAACTTCTGTGACGTGGGGTTCGCGGTGGACGGGGAGCGCGCGTCGCTGGTCGGGGCGCTCGACAACCTGGTCAAGGGCGGGGCGGGCAACGCGGTGCAGTGCCTGAACGTGCGCTTCGGCTGGCCGGAGGAGACCGGCCTGGAGTTCACCGGTCTGCACCCCAACTGA
- the lysX gene encoding lysine biosynthesis protein LysX has product MTAATRPASAAPFAVVASRLRADEKRVLEAFERRGLPYEFVDSRALWRVLQQSGTPWPFVLNREIGQARALYAARALEASGATVVNSARAVDICGDKYRTSVALRDAGLPTPRTALALTPEAALEALEVIGYPAVVKPLTGSWGRLVSKLPDREVAETVMEYIAALPSPVSHIVYVQELVPKPDRDIRVVVVGDEALGATYRSSADWRTNVARGAETRRCPLTPELAKLAVTAAQCVHAEIAGVDLVEDGEGNLLVLEVNHGVEFSGFQRAVGPEIPVADRIVDHLIARSQSCFE; this is encoded by the coding sequence GTGACCGCCGCCACGCGCCCGGCGTCCGCGGCGCCGTTCGCGGTCGTCGCCTCGCGGCTGCGCGCCGATGAGAAGCGCGTTCTGGAGGCCTTCGAACGCCGTGGGCTGCCGTACGAGTTCGTCGACAGCCGGGCGTTGTGGCGGGTGCTCCAGCAGTCGGGCACGCCCTGGCCGTTCGTGCTGAACCGCGAGATCGGCCAGGCGCGCGCCCTGTACGCGGCGCGGGCCCTGGAGGCGTCCGGCGCGACCGTGGTCAACTCGGCGCGGGCCGTCGACATCTGCGGGGACAAGTACCGCACGTCGGTGGCGTTGCGCGACGCCGGGCTGCCCACGCCGCGCACCGCGCTCGCGCTCACCCCCGAGGCCGCCCTGGAGGCGCTGGAGGTCATCGGCTATCCGGCGGTGGTGAAGCCGCTGACCGGCTCGTGGGGCCGGCTGGTGTCGAAGCTGCCCGACCGGGAGGTGGCGGAGACGGTGATGGAGTACATCGCCGCGCTGCCCTCGCCGGTGTCGCACATCGTCTACGTCCAGGAGCTCGTCCCCAAGCCGGACCGGGACATCCGGGTCGTCGTGGTGGGGGACGAGGCGCTGGGCGCGACGTACCGCAGCAGCGCCGACTGGCGCACCAATGTGGCCCGGGGGGCGGAGACGCGGCGCTGTCCGCTCACCCCCGAGCTGGCGAAGCTCGCGGTCACGGCCGCGCAGTGTGTGCACGCCGAGATCGCCGGGGTGGACCTCGTGGAGGACGGCGAGGGCAACCTCCTGGTCCTGGAGGTCAACCACGGCGTGGAGTTCTCGGGATTCCAGCGTGCGGTCGGGCCGGAGATCCCGGTGGCCGACCGCATCGTCGATCACCTTATTGCGAGGTCGCAGTCATGCTTCGAGTAG
- a CDS encoding lysine biosynthesis protein LysW: protein MVICPECESSVALAEPPKVNEIIECGDCSSELEVLTVDPLQVALAPDVEEDWGE from the coding sequence ATGGTCATCTGTCCCGAGTGCGAGAGCTCCGTGGCTCTCGCCGAACCCCCCAAGGTCAACGAGATCATCGAGTGCGGGGACTGCTCCAGCGAGCTGGAGGTCCTCACGGTGGATCCCCTCCAGGTCGCGCTCGCCCCCGACGTCGAAGAGGACTGGGGCGAGTGA
- a CDS encoding sulfotransferase family protein, with translation MSDLGTRPKILALWSAPRSRSTAFFRMMCERGDFQVLHEPFSYLAEFGQVEVDGEQRRTEADVLAAMRTTAGRSPLFFKDTTDERYPGVLADRRFLGEDAAHTFIIRHPAETIASYHAVNPDVRRHQIGFEAQYELFQAAWEATGRTPVVIDGNDLVERPEAVVEAYARATGIPYLEKALSWQPESRKEWRPSERWHSDVSTSSGFTAERRKHDVDVASHPVLGGYLEHHLPFYEKLRAHRLAV, from the coding sequence GTGAGCGACCTCGGCACCCGACCGAAGATCCTGGCGCTGTGGAGCGCGCCGCGCAGCCGGTCCACCGCGTTCTTCCGCATGATGTGCGAGCGCGGCGACTTCCAGGTGCTGCACGAACCGTTCTCCTACCTCGCCGAGTTCGGGCAGGTGGAGGTCGACGGGGAACAGCGCCGCACGGAGGCGGACGTCCTCGCCGCCATGCGGACGACGGCCGGACGGTCACCGCTGTTCTTCAAGGACACCACCGACGAGCGCTACCCCGGCGTCCTGGCGGACCGGCGCTTCCTCGGCGAGGACGCCGCGCACACCTTCATCATCCGCCACCCGGCCGAGACCATCGCCTCCTACCACGCGGTCAACCCGGACGTACGACGCCACCAGATCGGCTTCGAGGCCCAGTACGAGCTCTTCCAGGCGGCCTGGGAGGCGACGGGCCGGACACCGGTGGTCATCGACGGCAACGACCTCGTCGAGAGGCCGGAGGCCGTCGTCGAGGCGTACGCGCGCGCCACCGGCATCCCGTACCTGGAGAAGGCCCTCAGCTGGCAGCCCGAATCCCGCAAGGAATGGCGGCCCAGCGAGCGCTGGCACTCCGACGTCAGCACCAGCAGCGGCTTCACCGCCGAGCGGCGCAAGCACGACGTCGACGTCGCGTCGCACCCCGTGCTCGGCGGCTACCTGGAGCACCACCTGCCGTTCTACGAGAAGCTCCGCGCCCACCGGCTGGCCGTGTGA
- the cysC gene encoding adenylyl-sulfate kinase, with translation MSAPSGAGGATVWLTGLPSAGKTTIARALAERLRGEGRQVEVLDGDEIREFLSAGLGFSRADRFTNVQRIGFVAQLLASHGVTVLVPVIAPYADAREAVRERHREHGTAYLEVHVATPVEVCSVRDVKGLYAKQAAGEISGLTGVDDPYEVPEAPEVRIETQGTSVEESAAVVHKELVGRGLL, from the coding sequence ATGAGCGCACCGTCCGGCGCCGGCGGGGCGACCGTGTGGCTGACCGGTCTGCCCAGCGCGGGCAAGACGACGATCGCGCGGGCGCTGGCCGAGCGGCTGCGCGGCGAGGGGCGGCAGGTGGAGGTGCTGGACGGTGACGAGATCCGCGAGTTCCTCTCGGCCGGCCTGGGCTTCTCCCGGGCGGACCGGTTCACCAACGTGCAACGGATCGGCTTCGTCGCCCAGTTGCTCGCCTCGCACGGCGTGACGGTGCTGGTGCCGGTGATCGCCCCGTACGCGGACGCCCGGGAGGCGGTGCGCGAGCGCCACCGCGAGCACGGCACCGCGTATCTGGAGGTGCATGTGGCGACGCCGGTCGAGGTGTGCTCGGTGCGGGACGTGAAGGGCCTGTACGCGAAGCAGGCCGCGGGCGAGATCTCCGGGCTGACCGGGGTCGACGACCCGTACGAGGTTCCCGAGGCCCCCGAAGTCCGGATCGAAACACAGGGGACGAGCGTGGAGGAGTCGGCGGCCGTGGTGCACAAGGAGCTGGTGGGGAGGGGGTTGCTGTGA
- the cysD gene encoding sulfate adenylyltransferase subunit CysD has protein sequence MNPYALSHLDALESEAVHVFREVAGEFERPVILFSGGKDSIVMLHLALKAFAPATVPFSLLHVDTGHNFPEVLAYRDRVVAEHGLRLEVASVQEFIDDGRLRERPDGTRNPLQTLPLLDAIERHRFDAVFGGGRRDEEKARAKERVFSLRDEFGGWDPRRQRPELWQLYNGRHAPGEHVRVFPLSNFTELDVWQYIAREKIELPSIYYAHEREVFARAGMWLAPGEWGGPREDERVERRLVRYRTVGDMSCTGAVDSDAATVEAVIAEITASRLTERGATRADDKLSEAAMEDRKREGYF, from the coding sequence GTGAACCCGTACGCGCTGTCGCACCTGGACGCGCTGGAGTCGGAGGCGGTGCACGTCTTCCGCGAGGTGGCCGGGGAGTTCGAGCGGCCGGTGATCCTCTTCTCCGGCGGCAAGGACTCCATCGTCATGCTGCACCTGGCACTGAAGGCCTTCGCACCCGCGACCGTGCCGTTCTCCCTGCTGCACGTGGACACCGGGCACAATTTCCCCGAGGTCCTCGCCTACCGGGACCGCGTGGTGGCCGAACACGGACTGCGCCTCGAAGTGGCCTCGGTGCAGGAATTCATCGACGACGGAAGGCTGCGCGAGCGCCCGGACGGCACCCGGAACCCCCTTCAGACCCTCCCCCTTCTCGACGCCATCGAACGCCACCGTTTCGACGCGGTGTTCGGCGGTGGCAGGCGGGACGAGGAGAAGGCGCGGGCCAAGGAACGCGTCTTCTCGCTGCGCGACGAATTCGGCGGCTGGGACCCGCGCCGCCAGCGCCCGGAACTCTGGCAGCTCTACAACGGCCGCCACGCCCCCGGCGAACACGTCCGCGTCTTCCCCCTGTCGAACTTCACCGAGCTCGACGTGTGGCAGTACATCGCCCGCGAGAAGATCGAACTGCCCTCCATCTACTACGCGCACGAGCGCGAGGTCTTCGCCCGGGCCGGGATGTGGCTGGCCCCCGGCGAGTGGGGCGGGCCGCGCGAGGACGAGCGGGTGGAACGGCGTCTGGTGCGCTACCGCACGGTGGGGGACATGTCCTGCACGGGCGCGGTCGACTCCGACGCCGCGACGGTCGAGGCCGTCATCGCGGAGATCACGGCGTCGCGGCTGACCGAGCGCGGCGCGACCAGGGCCGACGACAAGCTGTCGGAGGCGGCGATGGAAGACCGTAAGCGCGAGGGGTACTTCTGA
- a CDS encoding sulfate adenylyltransferase subunit 1: MTTVTETSLLRFATAGSVDDGKSTLVGRLLHDSKSVLADQLEAVAHASRNRGQEAPDLALLTDGLRAEREQGITIDVAYRYFATPRRRFILADTPGHVQYTRNMVTGASTAQLAIVLVDARNGVVEQTRRHAAVAALLRVPHLVLAVNKMDLAGYAEPAFAAIADEFTAYAASLGIPEVTAIPISALAGDNVVEASAHMDWYAGPTVLEHLEGVEVAAAPDAEAARFPVQYVIRPQTPAHRDYRGYAGQIASGILAVGDEVTVLPSGRTSTIVGIDALGEAVEEAWAPQSVTVRLADDLDISRGDLIAPIRTAPVPTQDVTATVCHVADKPLRVGDRVLLKHTTRTVKAIVKDIPSRLTLDDLSHHPDPGELTANDIGEVTLRTAEPLALDPYSHSRRTGSFLLIDPTDGTTLTAGMAGTAFAASLTR; the protein is encoded by the coding sequence ATGACCACTGTCACCGAGACCTCCCTGCTGCGTTTCGCGACCGCCGGTTCCGTCGACGACGGGAAGTCCACGCTGGTCGGACGTCTCCTGCACGACTCGAAATCGGTCCTGGCCGACCAGCTCGAAGCCGTCGCCCACGCCTCCCGCAACCGCGGCCAGGAAGCACCCGACCTGGCACTGCTGACGGACGGGCTGCGGGCGGAGCGCGAACAGGGCATCACCATCGACGTCGCCTACCGCTACTTCGCCACCCCACGCCGCCGCTTCATCCTCGCCGACACACCCGGCCACGTGCAGTACACCCGCAACATGGTCACCGGCGCCTCCACCGCCCAGCTCGCCATCGTCCTCGTCGACGCCCGCAACGGCGTCGTCGAACAGACCCGCCGCCACGCCGCCGTCGCCGCCCTGCTGCGCGTCCCCCACCTCGTACTCGCCGTCAACAAGATGGACCTCGCCGGCTACGCCGAACCCGCCTTCGCCGCCATAGCCGACGAATTCACCGCCTACGCCGCATCCCTCGGCATCCCCGAAGTCACCGCCATCCCGATCTCGGCACTGGCCGGCGACAACGTGGTGGAAGCGTCCGCGCACATGGACTGGTACGCCGGTCCCACCGTCCTCGAACACCTGGAAGGCGTGGAGGTGGCCGCCGCCCCGGACGCCGAGGCGGCACGGTTCCCCGTCCAGTACGTGATCCGCCCCCAGACGCCCGCCCACCGTGACTACCGCGGCTACGCCGGTCAGATCGCCTCCGGGATCCTCGCCGTCGGCGACGAGGTCACCGTCCTGCCCTCCGGGCGGACCAGCACGATCGTGGGCATCGACGCGCTCGGTGAAGCCGTCGAGGAGGCATGGGCCCCGCAGTCGGTCACCGTCCGTCTCGCCGACGACCTCGATATCTCCCGCGGCGACCTCATCGCCCCCATCCGCACCGCCCCCGTACCCACCCAGGACGTCACGGCCACTGTCTGCCACGTCGCCGACAAGCCCCTGCGCGTGGGTGACCGCGTCCTGCTCAAGCACACCACCCGCACGGTCAAGGCGATCGTCAAGGACATCCCCTCCCGGCTCACCCTCGACGACCTCTCCCACCACCCCGACCCCGGAGAGCTGACCGCCAACGACATCGGCGAAGTCACCCTCCGCACCGCCGAACCCCTCGCCCTCGACCCCTACAGCCACTCCCGCCGTACGGGCTCCTTCCTCCTCATCGACCCCACCGACGGCACCACGCTCACCGCCGGCATGGCGGGCACCGCCTTCGCCGCTTCCCTCACGAGGTGA
- a CDS encoding thioesterase II family protein yields the protein MAPTPRPQRWLLRKPKGDAPTRLFCFPYSGVGASMYNRWPKRIGPAEVCLIQLPGRENRLRDPHYVTYERLAGPLTEALLPYLDRPFGFFGHCGGALPGFATALHLLREGLPTPSALFVSSQVAPHDGPFGRFLGMTDDELAVELGELTRAMGGTPHPGLIDMSLGVLRADVDANRAYHLPEPVRLPSVVHTIGWDADREIRPDRMGGWEKYAEPGRFRSTVLQGEHYAFLGAPGHLVDVLATGMRRARDEHEGGGTDGSRADA from the coding sequence ATGGCTCCTACGCCGCGCCCGCAGCGCTGGCTGCTGCGCAAACCCAAGGGAGACGCGCCCACCCGGCTCTTCTGCTTCCCGTACTCCGGAGTCGGGGCGTCGATGTACAACCGGTGGCCCAAGCGGATCGGCCCCGCCGAGGTGTGCCTGATCCAGCTGCCGGGCCGGGAGAACCGCCTGCGCGACCCGCACTACGTCACGTACGAGCGGCTCGCCGGGCCGCTCACGGAGGCGCTGCTGCCCTACCTGGACCGGCCGTTCGGGTTCTTCGGGCACTGCGGCGGCGCCCTGCCCGGCTTCGCCACCGCCCTGCACCTCCTGCGGGAGGGGCTGCCGACGCCGTCGGCGCTCTTCGTCTCCTCGCAGGTCGCCCCGCACGACGGCCCCTTCGGCCGGTTCCTCGGCATGACGGACGACGAACTGGCCGTCGAGCTGGGCGAGCTGACCCGGGCCATGGGAGGCACACCGCACCCCGGCCTGATCGACATGAGCCTGGGCGTGCTGCGGGCCGACGTGGACGCCAACCGCGCCTACCACCTGCCCGAACCGGTCCGGCTGCCCTCCGTGGTGCACACCATCGGCTGGGACGCCGACCGGGAGATCAGGCCGGACCGGATGGGCGGCTGGGAGAAGTACGCCGAGCCCGGCCGGTTCCGTTCGACGGTCCTCCAAGGGGAGCACTACGCGTTCCTCGGCGCCCCCGGCCACCTGGTCGACGTACTCGCCACCGGAATGCGGCGGGCGCGGGACGAGCACGAGGGAGGTGGCACCGATGGATCTCGCGCCGACGCCTGA
- a CDS encoding acyl-CoA dehydrogenase family protein, translated as MDLAPTPEQRAYRDEVRALLDTDEVRAETAAIRTRPGTEGGLLGVYRRLGERRLLAPNWPREYGGSGRGIAEKAILTEELIAHGVPDIAHTLSVDIVGLALLLYGTDRQKERLLPPIARGESVAGVLFSEPDAGSDLSALRTRAERDGDGWRLSGRKVYSAKTHLADFALCAARTTESDVRFHGITVFLVPLRTPGVAVEPLWNIGDERFNEVTLSGIRVTEEDVLGTVDDGWRIIGEVLGLERTGIEFQAKARRWLDAALERTGTAGLTPAEAGRLVALDADVRAARLLAWRCVDDLHAGRSDEVRSAMAKYWAGETGREVALAASEAVGLDALLAGDDEESLGHGVLEAACREAPGLTLASGTSEVMLTVIASAGLGLLA; from the coding sequence ATGGATCTCGCGCCGACGCCTGAGCAACGGGCCTACCGCGACGAGGTGCGCGCGCTGCTCGACACCGACGAGGTGCGCGCCGAGACCGCCGCGATCCGTACCCGCCCCGGCACCGAGGGCGGCCTCCTCGGCGTCTACCGCAGGCTGGGGGAGCGTCGGCTGCTGGCGCCGAACTGGCCCCGGGAGTACGGCGGGAGCGGGCGCGGCATCGCCGAGAAGGCCATCCTCACGGAGGAGCTGATCGCCCACGGTGTGCCCGACATCGCGCACACCCTCAGCGTCGACATCGTCGGCCTGGCCCTGCTGCTGTACGGCACCGACCGGCAGAAGGAGCGGCTGCTGCCGCCGATCGCGCGGGGCGAGAGCGTTGCCGGGGTGCTGTTCAGCGAGCCGGACGCCGGTTCCGACCTCAGCGCCCTGCGGACCCGCGCCGAGCGGGACGGCGACGGCTGGCGGCTCTCGGGCCGCAAGGTCTACAGCGCCAAGACCCACCTGGCGGACTTCGCGCTGTGCGCAGCCCGGACGACCGAGTCGGACGTCCGCTTCCACGGCATCACCGTCTTCCTGGTGCCCCTGCGCACCCCGGGCGTCGCCGTGGAGCCGCTGTGGAACATCGGCGACGAGCGGTTCAACGAGGTGACGCTCTCCGGCATCCGCGTCACCGAGGAGGACGTGCTCGGCACCGTCGACGACGGCTGGCGGATCATCGGCGAGGTGCTCGGCCTGGAGCGCACCGGCATCGAGTTCCAGGCCAAGGCGCGCCGCTGGCTGGACGCCGCCCTGGAGCGGACCGGCACCGCCGGGCTCACCCCCGCCGAGGCCGGCCGGCTGGTGGCACTCGACGCCGACGTACGCGCGGCCCGGCTGCTGGCCTGGCGGTGCGTGGACGACCTCCACGCCGGGCGGAGCGACGAGGTGCGTTCGGCGATGGCCAAGTACTGGGCGGGGGAGACGGGCCGTGAGGTCGCCCTCGCCGCGTCCGAGGCGGTGGGCCTGGACGCCCTGCTGGCCGGGGACGACGAGGAGAGCCTGGGGCACGGCGTGCTGGAAGCGGCCTGCCGGGAGGCGCCCGGCCTCACCCTGGCCTCGGGGACGTCCGAGGTCATGCTCACCGTCATCGCCTCCGCCGGCCTGGGACTGCTCGCCTGA
- a CDS encoding acyl-CoA dehydrogenase family protein: MDVTLAAEHQELRRHVTETLGDEIAPLIRRMADRPRHGAGPDDSEIRALVWQALLGTGALSLNQSPVPGDRRGLRALAVLAERLGEVLYQGPLLDTVLTSEALLRCAPGPGRDRFLKEIAGGASVAAAVRDGGVRPYDAPLTAGAAGDTVSAERRFVGFAAEADWLLIPGLTADGVHRTALVRRDRPGVHLRRHEELGRGELYAVRLTDAPVALWLTPEEDTEGARHELIASARTLQAAYLVGLGRGALRLGTDRLKERRQFGGALARQQAPAFQLARLATRVDAAHLLTQQAAWEGDTGRDHRLTAGQALAMAAELARDTGRDVLHLHGAHGMLDAGDAQLFYRRATVESRVLGSPAQVRADVLPLLLARRPAD; this comes from the coding sequence ATGGACGTCACACTCGCCGCGGAGCACCAGGAACTGCGCCGGCACGTCACCGAGACCCTGGGCGACGAGATCGCCCCGCTCATCCGCCGCATGGCCGACCGCCCCCGCCACGGTGCCGGGCCCGACGACAGCGAGATCCGCGCGCTGGTCTGGCAGGCGCTGCTGGGGACGGGCGCCCTGAGCCTCAACCAGTCGCCCGTCCCCGGCGACCGCCGTGGCCTGCGCGCCCTCGCCGTACTGGCCGAGCGGCTCGGCGAGGTCCTCTACCAGGGTCCGCTGCTGGACACGGTGCTCACGTCGGAGGCGCTGCTGCGCTGCGCGCCGGGGCCCGGACGCGACCGCTTCCTCAAGGAGATCGCCGGGGGCGCTTCCGTGGCCGCCGCGGTGCGCGACGGAGGCGTCCGCCCGTACGACGCCCCTCTCACGGCCGGCGCGGCGGGGGACACCGTCAGCGCCGAGCGGCGCTTCGTCGGCTTCGCGGCGGAGGCCGACTGGCTGCTGATCCCGGGCCTGACCGCCGACGGTGTCCACCGCACGGCCCTGGTACGGCGCGACCGGCCCGGCGTCCACCTGCGCAGGCACGAGGAGCTGGGCCGCGGCGAGCTGTACGCCGTGCGGCTGACGGACGCGCCGGTCGCCCTCTGGCTCACCCCCGAGGAGGACACGGAGGGCGCCCGGCACGAGCTGATCGCGTCCGCCCGTACCCTCCAGGCCGCCTACCTCGTCGGCCTCGGCCGGGGCGCCCTGCGGCTCGGCACCGACCGGCTCAAGGAGCGCCGGCAGTTCGGCGGCGCGCTGGCACGGCAGCAGGCGCCCGCCTTCCAGCTGGCCCGCCTGGCCACCCGGGTCGACGCCGCCCACCTGCTCACCCAGCAGGCCGCCTGGGAGGGCGACACCGGCCGCGACCACCGCCTGACCGCCGGCCAGGCCCTGGCCATGGCCGCCGAACTGGCCCGGGACACCGGCCGCGACGTGCTCCACCTGCACGGCGCGCACGGCATGCTGGACGCCGGCGACGCCCAGCTGTTCTACCGGCGCGCGACGGTGGAGTCACGGGTGCTCGGTTCGCCCGCCCAGGTGCGGGCCGACGTCCTCCCGCTGCTCCTGGCACGCCGCCCGGCGGACTGA
- the pip gene encoding prolyl aminopeptidase: MAQPFPPIEPYAHGLLDVGDGNRIYWETSGNPDGKAALCVHGGPGNGGRRGSRTMFDPEVYRIVLFDQRGCGESRPHASDPAVGLAHNTTDHLVADMERLREHLGVERWLLHGGSWGSTLILAYAERHPERVSEIVLAGVTMTRPEEIDWLYRGVGRLLPGPWEAFRDALPPSDRDGNLVAAYDRLLNGPDEAVRAKAARDWCAWEDAVIAHEALGSPGHYSAKPDDALMAFVRICAHYFAHDAWLEDGQLLRDAHRLAGIPAVLVHGRLDLAGPLKTAWELAKAWPDAELKVIDDSGHTGSPAMRDAVLEALARFGRSGR, translated from the coding sequence ATGGCCCAGCCGTTCCCGCCCATCGAGCCGTACGCGCACGGTCTCCTCGATGTCGGCGACGGGAACCGGATCTACTGGGAGACCAGTGGGAACCCCGACGGCAAGGCGGCCCTGTGCGTGCACGGTGGCCCCGGCAACGGCGGGCGCCGCGGCAGCCGGACGATGTTCGACCCCGAGGTCTACCGGATCGTCCTGTTCGACCAGCGTGGCTGCGGTGAGAGCCGTCCCCATGCCTCCGACCCGGCCGTCGGCCTCGCGCACAACACCACCGACCACCTCGTCGCCGACATGGAGCGGCTGCGCGAGCACCTGGGCGTCGAGCGCTGGCTCCTCCACGGCGGGTCGTGGGGTTCGACGCTGATCCTCGCCTACGCCGAGCGCCACCCCGAGCGGGTCTCCGAGATCGTCCTCGCCGGCGTGACCATGACCCGGCCGGAGGAGATCGACTGGCTCTACCGCGGCGTGGGCCGTCTGCTGCCCGGCCCGTGGGAGGCGTTCCGTGACGCGCTGCCGCCGTCCGACCGCGACGGGAACCTCGTGGCGGCCTACGACCGGCTGCTGAACGGCCCGGACGAGGCCGTCCGGGCCAAGGCGGCGCGGGACTGGTGCGCTTGGGAGGACGCCGTCATCGCCCACGAGGCCCTCGGTAGTCCGGGCCACTACAGCGCCAAGCCCGACGACGCGCTGATGGCCTTCGTCCGCATCTGCGCGCACTACTTCGCCCACGACGCCTGGCTCGAGGACGGGCAGCTGCTCCGTGACGCACACCGGCTGGCCGGTATCCCGGCGGTCCTGGTGCACGGCCGGCTCGACCTGGCCGGCCCGTTGAAGACCGCGTGGGAGCTGGCCAAGGCGTGGCCGGACGCCGAACTCAAAGTGATCGACGATTCGGGGCACACCGGCAGCCCCGCCATGCGGGACGCGGTCCTGGAAGCGCTCGCGCGGTTCGGCCGGAGCGGCCGGTGA